One genomic segment of Amycolatopsis sp. WQ 127309 includes these proteins:
- a CDS encoding CapA family protein, with product MITVGAVGDLILDEPDPDFFLAPAAPVLWEMDLAIGHIEVPHSTTAVQSSTDVPAPPADPMALKAVAQAGFAVVTLAGNHVCDAGDGGLADTIAYSRAAGLLTAGAGPDLARARRPAIVKRGGLRIGVLSYNCVGPRDSWAASRKPGCAYVHVLTHYELDHASPGGPPKIYTFADPDSLAAMADDVRRLRAEADIVLVSLHKGVGHTPVVVAMYESPVARAAVDAGADAVFSHHSHIMRGIEVYNGRPVFHGLGNFVTVTHALTPGAGVGADELRAWAERRTKLYGFAPDPDMPFFPFHPESRNTAIAFCRFDETGLHEAGFVPCRVDDQGRPVPVGGTPEGEAVAKYVEDITRGAGLNGRFTTRGTEVLVDLSEGAST from the coding sequence GTGATCACTGTCGGCGCCGTCGGCGACCTCATCCTGGACGAACCGGATCCGGATTTCTTCCTCGCGCCCGCCGCGCCGGTGCTGTGGGAGATGGACCTGGCGATCGGGCACATCGAGGTTCCCCACTCCACGACGGCCGTCCAGAGCAGCACCGACGTCCCCGCGCCGCCGGCGGACCCGATGGCGCTGAAGGCGGTGGCCCAAGCGGGCTTCGCGGTGGTCACCCTGGCGGGCAACCACGTCTGCGACGCCGGCGACGGCGGACTGGCCGACACGATCGCCTACTCCCGCGCGGCGGGCCTGCTGACGGCCGGCGCCGGGCCGGACCTCGCGCGGGCCCGGCGCCCGGCGATCGTGAAGCGGGGCGGCCTGCGGATCGGCGTGCTGTCCTACAACTGCGTCGGCCCGCGCGACTCGTGGGCCGCCTCCCGCAAGCCCGGCTGCGCGTACGTGCACGTGCTCACCCACTACGAGCTCGACCACGCGAGCCCGGGCGGCCCGCCGAAGATCTACACCTTCGCCGATCCCGACAGCCTGGCGGCGATGGCCGACGACGTGCGCCGGCTGCGCGCGGAGGCCGACATCGTGCTCGTGTCGCTGCACAAGGGCGTCGGGCACACCCCGGTCGTGGTCGCGATGTACGAGAGCCCGGTCGCCCGCGCCGCGGTCGACGCCGGGGCCGACGCGGTGTTCTCCCACCACTCGCACATCATGCGCGGCATCGAGGTCTACAACGGACGGCCGGTGTTCCACGGGCTCGGCAACTTCGTCACGGTCACCCACGCGCTGACGCCGGGCGCGGGCGTGGGGGCCGACGAACTCCGCGCGTGGGCCGAACGCCGGACCAAGCTCTACGGCTTCGCGCCCGACCCGGACATGCCGTTCTTCCCGTTCCACCCCGAAAGCCGCAACACCGCCATCGCCTTCTGCCGCTTCGACGAAACCGGGCTGCACGAAGCCGGTTTCGTGCCTTGCCGGGTCGACGACCAGGGCCGTCCGGTGCCCGTCGGCGGCACCCCGGAAGGCGAAGCCGTGGCGAAGTACGTCGAGGACATCACCCGCGGCGCGGGCCTCAACGGCCGGTTCACCACCCGCGGTACCGAAGTGCTCGTCGATCTCTCCGAGGGAGCCTCCACATGA
- a CDS encoding CaiB/BaiF CoA-transferase family protein, translating into MTDQPLAGRVVVDLTTALAGPYATLLLAGLGATVIKVENPATGGDSSRNNAPYVGRDGLNLARRHDDDLSVSMLLRGRNKLSVTLDLKNPRSRAVFTDLVRDADVLVENYSPGVTERLGISYESVREINPRLVYTSISGFGAQGGPGSGKAMDSIIQALSGVMMTAGEPDEGPVRFGLPIGDLLAPLFAVVGTVSALLQAEHTGEGQRVDVSMLGALTSLVACEPFDAFDAVGLPQRTGSMVPRLAPFGILPALDGYLALCAPTDAFAHGVLRAIGRPDLAEDDRYRTRDQRVRAADELHDLIREWCRVRPLAEILAAFTAEGVPAAEVREPREAVRDPLVLAREEVVPLRHPRHGAVADLAGTGVPIRFSAARVALDRPAPALGEHNEHVYRELLGYTEQQLAELVAEAVI; encoded by the coding sequence ATGACCGACCAGCCACTGGCCGGCCGCGTCGTCGTCGACCTGACCACCGCGCTCGCCGGGCCGTACGCGACGCTGCTGCTCGCCGGGCTCGGGGCCACCGTGATCAAGGTCGAGAACCCGGCCACCGGCGGCGACTCGTCGCGCAACAACGCGCCCTACGTCGGCCGCGACGGCCTGAACCTCGCCCGCCGCCACGACGACGACCTGTCGGTGTCGATGCTGCTGCGCGGGCGCAACAAGCTCAGCGTCACCCTCGACCTGAAGAACCCGCGCTCTCGCGCCGTGTTCACCGACCTCGTCCGCGACGCCGACGTGCTGGTGGAGAACTACAGCCCGGGCGTCACCGAGCGGCTCGGCATCTCCTACGAGAGCGTCCGCGAGATCAACCCGCGGCTCGTCTACACCTCGATCAGCGGGTTCGGCGCCCAGGGCGGCCCGGGCTCGGGCAAGGCGATGGACTCGATCATCCAGGCGCTGAGCGGGGTGATGATGACCGCCGGGGAGCCCGACGAGGGCCCGGTCCGGTTCGGCCTGCCGATCGGCGACCTGCTGGCCCCGCTGTTCGCCGTGGTCGGCACGGTGTCGGCGTTGCTGCAGGCCGAGCACACCGGCGAGGGCCAGCGCGTGGACGTGTCGATGCTCGGCGCGCTGACCTCGCTCGTCGCGTGCGAGCCGTTCGACGCCTTCGACGCGGTCGGTCTGCCCCAGCGCACCGGCTCGATGGTGCCGCGGCTCGCGCCGTTCGGGATCCTGCCCGCTCTTGACGGCTATCTCGCCCTCTGCGCGCCGACCGACGCGTTCGCCCACGGCGTGCTCCGGGCGATCGGCCGGCCGGACCTGGCCGAGGACGACCGCTACCGCACGCGCGACCAGCGGGTGCGGGCCGCCGACGAGCTGCACGACCTCATCCGCGAGTGGTGCCGGGTGCGGCCCCTGGCGGAGATCCTCGCCGCGTTCACCGCCGAAGGGGTGCCCGCGGCCGAGGTCCGCGAGCCGCGTGAGGCGGTGCGGGATCCGCTGGTCCTGGCGCGCGAGGAGGTCGTGCCGCTGCGGCACCCGCGCCACGGCGCGGTGGCCGACCTGGCGGGGACCGGCGTGCCGATCCGGTTCTCCGCCGCCCGCGTCGCCTTGGACCGGCCCGCGCCCGCGCTCGGCGAGCACAACGAGCACGTCTACCGCGAGCTGCTCGGCTACACCGAACAGCAGCTGGCGGAGCTGGTCGCGGAGGCGGTCATTTGA